Below is a genomic region from Paenibacillus pabuli.
TCATCAATGTAACTCGACAGATCGAATTGGAAGATGACACTTCCAATCAGCAAAAGCAGCAGGTATTCTGCGAGCATAGCTCCGGTTCCCGCCAATAATGCGAACAAGGCCGATTTCCTTTTCTTATACGCATTACCCATAATGATCGCAGGCAGGGTAAACAGCAGCAAGAGTAATAGATATATCGGATGAAACAAGACTAATATGACCGCTACCGGAACAAGGTGCCATATAAACGATTTTACAGATAAGGAAGCATACAAAATAACTCCGGGTACCATCATGAAAAATATGGCGAGAACCGATAAAGGAGTTAACAGCGAAAGCAGCAAGAGCAGGTAAACTGCGCTCCAGACGGCTGACTTCAAGCTAAATTTCAACAAATTCACCTCTTACGCATATGATCTTCTAGCGCGGATATATCTTGGTACCAGTCTTCAAGCTGGTGACCTTCCGATTTGTGCTTTCTCAACTTCTCAATTAACAATGCATCCAGATCCTTGAACGGAATACCGAGCCTGCGGCCCAATATGTAACTACTCATCATCAGACTGGCGAGACTGTCCCCGATTCGGGAGGTACTGCCTTCCCATAACGCTTTAAACAATCGGGATACCTGGTCAAGTACTTCGGTTTTCAGCCATTCAATCACTTTAGCGCGTTTGGCTACATCCAGTTCTTTAGGCATATTGGCGAAAGTCACTCTCCCCGAAAAAGCTTTATTCTCCATTATAGCATAAAAAGGGGGTCCACAAAATCATCCCCCATGGCAGGTAATTGCCCGCGCTTCTTATGCTTCCTAATGCTTAACATGATACTGAGAGGCTCTGATTATCCGCGTTCACTGAACCTAATTTCAATTGAGCTTTTCTTACTTGGCTTTCATGGATTCTCTGGAGACAATGCCTTCACAGTATTCAATGATCTGACTGCGCCGTACAATACCGATAAAGCGTTCCATATCATCGACTACAGGCACAAAGTTCTGCACCTTGGCCAGGTTAATCAGGTCTTCCATATTGGCATCAATGGATACTGGCTTAATATCGAGGCGAAGAGGTACATCTTTGAGCAGAAATTTTGAAGCGTTTTCAAATGTAATCTTTCCCTCAGCGTTTTTCATATACCACAATAGATCGCCTTCGGTGACCGTGCCTATATATTTGCCTTCCTTATTCAAAATGGGTACCGCCGTAAACCGGTGATATTCCATCCGTTCCAACGTTTGCCGCAGAGTAGAATCCGACGTTACACAGGTAACCTCTTGCTTAGGCAGCAAAAAAAATGCGATGTTCATACCCTTACGTATCCTCCTTGTGTATTTCTGCTTCAAGTTACGCCTCAACTTATATTATACGAATCAAAACGCAAGATGTTCCAAAAGGTTGAAATTGACCTCCCATGAAAAAAAATCAGCAGCCCGCTCGTTAACGTACTGCTGATGGTTGTCATGCACACATTGCCTGTATGGAATTCATTATTCGATCGCTTGCCGGTCTGGAATCATGACTTCACCGGCTGGGGTCGACTCATCCATCCAGTTGTTAATCAGCTCTTTGGCATATTGGACATCCTTCTCATCCGCTTGACCATAATAGATGCCGTCTTTGCGCATTCCTTCGCCGAGAATCGTGAAGCTCGAGATTTGCGGTTTATCCTGAGTCAAGACCTGTTTGGCCAGATCAGTAATAAAAGATGGCTGCATATCCGTCTGGAAGTTTTCTCCCATAATCTGAATCAATTCCGGGATTTTCGTGATCTGATTCAAACTCAGCATTTCATTCGCCATGGCGTTCAGGAAAATCTGCTGCCGTTTGGTACGATTAAAATCACTATCCTCGCGGTATCTTACATAATATAAGGCTTCCTGACCGTCATAGATTGGCTTGCCACCTTCAATCGTGAATTGCACATGATTCGGATCCTTGTTCACGATATCCTCTTCAATCGGCAGCTTGACACCACCTAATGCATCAACGACCTTTTTGATTCCGTCAAAATTAATCGTAGCATAGTAGCCTACATCCGCATCGAGAAACTTCTCCACCGTGTTGATGGACATATTCTCCCCTCCGAAAGCGTAGGCATGTGCGAGCTTGTCATAATCATCTACGCCATCCTTGTCGGCATCACGTCCAACAATCTGTACATACGTATCACGGGGGATGGAGACGAGCAATACACGTGATTCCTTCGGTCTGACAACGGCATACATGACCGTATCCGAGCGACCACGCGTTTTCTCGTAAGCACGTTTGTCGGAACCAAGCAGCAGCACAGAAAACGGCTCTTTGCGATAAACGGTCGGGTCAGGCGTTTTATTGCCCTCCTGCGGAACATACGATTTGGACAACTGGCCCTCTACAGAGCCTGCCAGGAACAGATCAAATGCAGCTACAGCCAGCTGCTGGCGAAACAAATACCCGCCAATTAACAAAACAACGAGCGACACGAGGGTTATATATATGCCTTTTCTTCTTTTCTTCTTCTTTTCTTTAGTTCTGCTTTTCATTCATCGATTCCTTCTTCACTGTCAAAATGAAATTCGATACTACACACCATTAAACGTCTGGAACTGCTTATGACACGGTGCTCTCTGAACTTTCTCTATCTTGGACAGGGAACAACGCTCATGCTCGTTCTATTTTAAACATTGCTACAGGACGAAAAGTTACAATACGGTTAAATTGAAAAGAACAGCACTTCCTTTTTGGCTCGTTCAAAGGTAAGGCTGCTCTCTTCAAATTATACGTATATCGGTTCTATGAGGTCAATTGGTGGATACTGTATCCAAGCGTTTGTTTTTCTCTCGTGTACGCAAACGTCCAGTGATCAGGGCAGCTGCCAGGGTCAGCACGCTGAAAATAACGGCAGACCAGAACAGCCCGTTGTAACCTTGACCTGTCGTTTGATGAACGGCTTGGAGCAGTACATCCCGGATACCCGGGTCGGGAATTTGGGACATTCCTTCCGTCAGACTTGCGACATCACTTCCCGATGCTCCGCCTGCTCCTGATGCATACTGTTGAAGCGCTTCTGGTGGAACCTGAATTCCCTGATCAGCGAGCCCTGTCTGAATATTGGAGCCCAAGTTGGAGAACGAACGCGCGAGAAATCCTGCAAAGATGGTAGGCGCAATGGCCATAGCCATTTGGCGGAATAAGGAACTGGTTGCCACGGCAATTCCCTTATTGTTCTCACCAGCTTGTTCCGTGACGAGCACGTTTACCGGTGCCCCCAGCATCATGCCGAAACCGATCCCTACAAGTACGCTCGCAATGACGAACTGCCAGATATGCTCTACCCATAGCGGGAACAGCAGGAATCCAATCGCAGACAGCAAGCCGGCCACGGATAAGGTCCAGATCGGTCCTTTGCGGTCGACCAGGTAACCACCACCACCTGCACCAATTCCTGAAGCCAAAGCAAGTGGGGTAAACCAATAACCTGAAGCTGTGCTGGATACACCCAGATATTGCTCCACGAAGCCTGGAATGAAGATCACGGATGCCAGAATTGCTCCAGAGAAAAAGGCAATCAGCAGCGTCCACCGAAAGGACGCAATGCCAAGAAGTTGAGTCGATACGACAGGTTCACGTTGTGAGCCTTCCAGCCTTTTTTCCAAAAAGTAAAAGAGAACCAGAGTAACTACACCTGCCAGGAAGAAACCATAGAACATCGGCGAACCGAGGCTCTGCAGCATATCTACACCGTCCAGATTACTGAAGCTGTACATCAAACTCAGTACCCCGAGTGTTAGAACAGCTATACCACTCCAGTCCACAGCAGCTCGGTTTAACTCCTGTTCTTCATGGATAAATCGAATGCCTGCGATAAATAAGAGAATGGCAATCGGTACATTAATGAGGAATAACCAGTGCCAGTTTCCCGTAATATCCAAAATAAATGCACCAATGTTCGGCCCTAGAATCGCTGCAACACCATTCATGCCTCCAAGCAGGCCCAAGGCTGTACCCTGACGTTCAGCAGGGAACTTGCTCAGCACATACGAACTGGCAATGATAAAGATCCCGCCACCACCCAGCGCCTGGATGACACGTGCAATCAGGAAGAAGGTAAACGATGGACTCAGTGCGACAAGCAAGGAGCCTATTCCGAACAATGCGACTTCAATCAAAAACAGCTTTTTACGGCCATAACGGTCGGACAGCTTGCCTGCAATCGGCACACTCACCGCAAGACCAAGTGTATAGAGGGTGATTGTCCATGCTCCCCACGTCGGAGATACGCCAAACGAAGCATTTAGCGTTGTCAGCGATGACGTGATAATACCATTATCGAGTGCAGCCATGAATACCCCTATTGCAAATAAAATGAGCGGCCATTTCATTTGTTTTTGCATCTCTTGTTACCTCCCCGATCAGATCACGATTGCCCAGCGTACAGCCGGGATAATACATATATATTAAACAAATTCAAACAATAATGACTCATTGGTCATTTTAAAACAAATGGATTTCATATGTCAATTCATTAATATGAATATACAGTGATTTATAGCCTAATTTATTGAAAAAAGCTGCCCCCAGGTTGAATCGAGTCTAACCTGGGGGACAGCTGGGTTCATTATGGAAATAACCTGATGCTGCTTAATATAGCCAAAAGAAGTACTTAGATATAGTTATTACTGCATCAAATGACGATTGAGGAATTTTTCAATGGCATGATACAGATCAAGCTGATTCTCGACATTGGCGAAGCCGTGGCCTTCGTTCGCTTTTAACATGTAAGGTACATCTACGCCACGTTCGCGCAGTGCTTCCACGATCTGATCAGACTCTGCCTGTTTTACCCGTGGATCATTCGCACCCTGTACGACGAACAGCGGCGCCTTCATCTGATCAATGTGGAACAATGGTGAGGCTGCGGTCAGCAGCTCCTTGTCTTTCTCCGGATCACCCATGCGCTCATAGAACATGTTCCGCTCGGACTCCCAATATGGCGGAAGAGAATCCAGTAAGGTGAACAGATTGGAAGGTCCCACATAGCTGATTCCAGCCGCATACACTTCCGGTGTGAATGCCAGTCCGGCTAGTGCTGCATAACCTCCATAAGATCCGCCATAGATGGCTACACGTTCTGGGTCAACTGTTCCTTCTTTAACCAGCCAGTTCACGCCATCCGTAAGATCGTTCTGCATCGCTTTGCCCCACTCTTTGTTTCCTGCATCCAGGAACGCTTTGCCATACCCGGTGGACCCACGGAAATTTACCTGAAGTACAGCATACCCGCGGCTGGCGAGGAACTGGACTTCCGGATTGAAGCCCCATGAATCACGAGCCCATGGGCCGCCATGCGGAACAACAACGAGTGGCAGCCCGGCAGCTTTTGCTCCATTAGGCAGGGTCAGATAACCATGCAGCGTTAAACCATCGCGTGACTTATATGTTATAGGTTTCATGTCCGCCATTTTGCTCTCATCGATCCATGGTGCAGCATCAGCCAGTTTGTCCAGCTTGCCTGTCTTCGAATCGTAGAAATAATAGGTACCCATCGACTTGTCACTATAAGCGGCGAACAGGACCTGACCTTCTTCGCTCATGTTGGAAATGCTAACTTCCTTGCCGGGAACTTTGGCTTGAAGATCCTGCATTAATTTTTTGAACTCGTCATCGAAGAATTCATAGTTTACCTTGTCTGTCTCATAAACTGCTGCAAGAATCGTCCCCTTCTCTTTTGAAGGCACGAAGCTGCTTACATCCACATCCTTGTTTTCGTAAATGGTTCTAGTTACCTTCTTGGTGCTAGGGCTAAATTCTACGATAGCTGTTTTATCTCGGTCCAGGTTGGACGCAACATAGATATTCTTATTGTCATAGGTGAACATTAGTGGAACAAACGTCTCTCCAAGCTCTGTGGTTAGCAATGGCTCAAACGGTTTATCCTCTGACTCACGATACATTAACGAAGATACGTTGCCATCACTGGATACGGCTACACGAATCTTACCCTCGTGGTCTGTTAACCAGCCCGAGATATTACCTGGATTCTCGGCGGCGAGCACAGCTTCGCCTGTCTTAATGTTGATGCGGTATACGTCGAAGATCCGAGGATCGCGTTTGTTCATCCCCACCAGAATTTCGTCTGGAATGTTCTCCAGCGGATCAACTAACATGGCTCTTGTATTGGGGTATGGAGTCAAATCCTTGCTGTTTTTGCCATCGATATCCGTAACATAAATATGATAATTCTCGTCTCCGGCTTCATCCTTCACATAGAGCAGCTTATCATCAGTAGCCCATACAAAGGCAGCAATACTACGATCTGTTTCACTCGTGATCCGGATCGGCTGACCTGAGCCGCCATTTTCCTTAACCACAACGTTCATACGGTTATTCCACGGTTCAAGATAGGCCATATGTTTGCCATCCGGCGACATCTGGAATCCAGCCTGAGCAGGCTGCTTGAAGAAGTCCTCCAGTGGTGTAAGTCCCTCCGCTGCTACATCAAGCCCAAGTGCCAAATACAATGCTTCGGCAAATTCACCATGGGTTACCGTACCTTTGGCATTAAATGCACTGCCTTCAATGATAAAATGCTGCTTAAGGCGGACCGCATCTTCGGTATGCACAGCGGGAATTTGTTTCATATCGCTGTAAACGACCTGAATTCCGTTATCCTTCAATTCAAATGCCCGGGTAAATAATGAGGCCATCTGCGCACGCGTGAGTGGTGCATCCGGAGCGTAGCCTTTGGCTTGTCCTTGAATGAGACCACTCTGCTTCAGTGCATAGATTGCTGGCGCGGCTTCATCTTGGGCCAGAACATCAGCAAAGCCTGTAAGGGAAACAGGTGCGTCGAGTTTAAGTACACGTTGTAAGATGATTGCCGCTTGAGCACGTGTTATCGGTGTCTGTGATTGTTGCATTCCATCTGTTGTACCATCTATGTATCCCAGTTGCTGGAGCGTCTGTGTTGCCTTCGAGGTTATGGCTTCAGCAACGGCTGCTGTAGGCCTACTTGCTTCTGCTGCCTGAACTGCAGGCTGAATCAGAGCAATCGACATGGCCATGGTTAGCGTTACAGCATATACCTTTTTGCTAATTGCGTTCAATATTAAGTCCCCCTTATAAGTGAATTACAGAATAATTTGGAATTATTCGTAAATCATTTTACCATGATAATCCATAAGTTTACAGTGAGGGAAATACCGCAGCAACATCTAATTCTTGGAGCCAGAAAAACCGTAATTGAGCAGTTTACGTGTTTCGTTAAAGCGGCTTTCACGACTTTCTGTACCGAATACGACTGAGATTAACCTTTTGCCATCGCGTTCTGCTGTTCCTACAAAATGGTAGCCTGTTTGTGGATCATAGCCGGTCTTCAATCCATCATTGCCATCGTAAGCGTAAGGTCCTCCGATAGAGGGCAGCATCCAGTTCGTGTTACTCATATAAATACCCTTTTGATGCATGGAGACCTGAGTTTGGCTGGAGATCTTTAATACTTCGGGGTAATTTTCAATCAGATATTGTGCAAGTTTGCATGCATCCGCAGCGGTCATGACCGTCTGTCCCTCAATCACATTAGGACGGTTAGGACCCAGCTGCTTCTCACTTAAACCTGTTGAGTTCGTGAAGACGGTATCCGTTGACATGCCTATCTCCGAGGATTTCTCATTCATCTTCTGTACAAATGACTGTTCTGTACCACTAATATGCTCTGCAAGCGCAACAGCTGCATCATTAGCAGAATACACCGCCATCGTCTGGAATAGCTCTTGTACCGTGAATTTCTCACCTTGCTTGAGTGCAAGCTGAGTGCCCCCCACTGAACTTGCATACAGGCTCACATCAACAGCATCATCCCAGCGTACCTCGCCATTCATGACCGCTTCCATAACAAGCAGCTCTGTCATCAATTTGCTGATACCTGCAGGGGCCATTTCCATCGAACCGTTATAATCCATCAAGATCTTGCCTGTACTCAAATCCATCAGCACTGCAGATTCCGCCTTGATTCCCGGTTTGCCTATCAGCATGTCCGGTTTAACACCCACATATATAATGACCAGCAGAGCCAGCAGCATTCCTGCCCGTTTCCACCATATTCTCATCCGTGAATCACCTCTTATAGATATAGACGAAGGAAAGAGGCATTTGGTCTGCACTTTTTTGCAAAAAAGTTAAATTTTTTTTATTTTTTTGTCATCAAAAAAACATGGACTCTATCCACCCCATGCCAGAGTGATAGAATCCATGTTTGGAAAACACTTTTTATTGTACCTAGAAGGATTACTTCAACTGATCTAGCAACCGAACTCATCAAAGGACCCCAATCCTTATGGTTGCTACATTGAATCGAAAGTAACCTTTTCTTGAAAACAAGGCACTTAAAGATAGATTAAAATTATGATTACTCAGCCACTACTGGTTTATCTGCGTTGACAGCCAGATCGTTCAGGTAGATACCCGTTCCATCACCAATAGCGTAGTTCATCACGCGTTTGTTCACCGGTGCTACAACAGCACGGTACAATGTTGGGAATACTGGAACTTCATCAACCATGTACTGCTGCCATTCATTGTAGATTTCTTTACGTTTTTCTACATCAAAGGCTTCAGCAGAGACACCTTTTGCAAGCAACTCATCATTTTTCTCGCTTGAGAATCTGGAGAAGTTATACAGTGCATCGCGACCATACAAGCCTGCTGGGTCTACGTCAATACCAACGCCCCATGCTGCTTGATATACATCGATGTTTGGATCATCTTTACCTGTGTTACCAACGCGGTCATAGAAGCTGTTAAACTCAACCATTTCCAGGTTCACTTTCAGACCAATTGCTGCCCAGGATTGAACATAGTATTGGGCCAAAGGTTGAGCGATGTCACCACCTGTCATAGAAACAAAGTTGATTTCCAGCGGTGATCCGTCGGGTTTAGTACGGAACTCGCCATCTAGTTTGTAGCCAGCTTCATCAAGCAATGCTTTTGCTGCTTCAGGATCATATGCTACGCCCGGATTGTTGGAATCATGGAATTCCGGGTGAGACGGTGGAATCAATGTTGTTGCGTTCCAACGAAGACCATTGTAGAAACGTTTACCAACTTGGTCGTTGTCTACAGCCATCCACATCGCTTTACGCAGGTTTTTGTCAGCCATTTTTGCATCAGGATTCGTTACAACTTTTCCATTTGCTTCATCCCATGTACCCAGTTTGAAACCGATGTACGTATAAGCACGATCGATTGTACCCAGGAATTCTACGTTGGACATATCTGCATTGTCTTTATATTGCTCTGTCGGGAATGCATCCACGAGGTCTACCCCGCCAGATTTCAATTCTTGAACAACCGTTGTTGGGTTGATAACTTTCAAAGTCACTTTATCCAGTTTTGGAGCTCCACGCCAGTAATCTTCATTCTTAACGTAGGTTACAGACTCACCTGGAGTAATGGTCTCCACTTTAAATGGGCCAAAACCGATTGGAGTTTCACGTACTTCTTTGGAAGAGGACATTTTTGCTACTTCCATATCCCCGAAGATATGTTTAGCCAGCGGATACGTCCAAACGCCACCTGTAAGCAGGGACGGTGTAGATTCTTTATACGTAATGCTGATTTTTTTGTCGCTCAGCACTTTAATACCGGAAATTGTTTTTGCTTTACCTGCGTGGTATTCATCCATACCTACTACATTTGTGAAGTTGGAATCGTAACGGGGACCATCATAGTCTTTGTGACCGATCACCTCAAACGCAAACTGCAAATCTTCAGCTGTTACTGGCTTGCCGTCATGCCAGTTTACATTATCACGAATGGTCAATGTGAACGTTTTGCCGTCTTCCGATGTCTCATACGTTGCTGCACCATCATTGGTGTATACATAGTCTTTATCCCAAGTCAGCAAACCTTCATCAAACCAACCGAGAACTACGGAATCAGGGTTACCGGAATAGAAGTTATAGTTCAGTGTTCCTTCAAATGCTGTGTCGGACACGAGCCCGTAAGTGATGGATCCACCTTCAATGGCAGTGCCCTCGTTGGTTTTAACATTGTTAAAATCCTCAATGGAGTATACGCCTTCTTCATTAGCAGGCTTCTCCTCTGTCTTAGTCTCCCCTGTGTTCGAAGAAGGCGTTGGTGTTGCTGCCTCTTTCTCCGAGCACGCCGCAAGCGCCAGTACAAAGACCAACATCATCGTGAAAAATAGTCCCCGTGAAAAAAATCTCTTTTTCATGAACCTTTCCTCCCTTTTTAACCTCTTCTTTGTCTTGCATCAGTCGCACGCTTAAGGGCTTGACCGACATTATTTATACTCAACATCAATACCAGAATAAGTACTGACGCAGGTAGCCATATCCACCATCTGAATTCCAGGGTTTGCGGATTACGTGCATAACTTACAAGTGTTCCAAGACTCGGCGTGCTCTCAGGGAATCCAAATCCCAAGAAAGACAAGCCGGATTCAAGGCCAATATTGGCAGCGAGGTTCAATGTCATCGTTACGATGATGATGGAACTCAGATTGGGTAGAACCTGTGAAAGCATGATTTTCAGATGGGAAGAACCCAACGTTTTTGATGCCTTTACGTATTCTAGTTCTCGCTCTTGTAATGCCTTAGACCGAATCAATCTGGCAATTCCCATCCATAGGAAAGCAGTCATGATTAGCGAGAACGAAGTAATATTATATTTGGGTACTGCTGTAACAAACGCGATAACAATCATCATAAACGGAAGAACCATGAAGAAATCCACTATACGCATGAATATATTATCAATCAATCCTCCGAAGTAACCGGACAGTACACCAATCACGATTCCCAAGAAACCTGTCATTACCGTAACTAGAATGGCAATGGATAATGAGTTCCGAGTACCAATGACTAATTGTCCAAATACATCTCGGCCCCCGTAGTCTGTTCCTAACCAATATTGTGAGGAAGGCGGCTCATACAAGGCGAATAGATCCACTTTAACAATTTCGTCCTGATCCAGGAACAAAGCAGTACCGTAGACTAGTAATAACACTAATCCTAAAAATATAAGCGAAATTAGCGCCACTTTATCTCGGACTAGCTCCCTCCATAAAATACTCAAGCTAGAGGGGCTTTTATCAATCTTCTGTGCAGTTATAACGACATCATTGGCCTTGCTCATCTTATTCACCCCAAAATCTTCAAGTTCTTACTTGATCCGTATACGTGGATCTACCAATCCAAGAATAATGTCAGATAACAGCGAGCCCAGAATTGTAGCTATACCAAATATCAGGACAAGCGCAGTCACAACACTGAAATCCCGAAGAGAGATTGAGTTAAGAAACAGCTGACCCATGCCCGGATAACTGAATATACTCTCAATGATAATGGTACCTCCGATAAGTCCAGTGATCTCATAACCAAAGAATGCGGCGATCGGAAGTAGAGAGTTTCTTAAAATATGCCTATTGTAAACTCGTGATTCCGAGGCGCCCTTGGCCCTGGCAGTCAGAACAAATTCTTTGTGCTTAATATCGATAATTTCACTACGTAAGTATTGAACAGTTGATACCGTAGCAATTAACGCCATAGATAAGGCCGGTAATAACAGATGATAGAACTTGCTTGCAACGTAACTAAATGTTCCTGGGGTAAGTCCAGGTGCTACGCTACCTCCAGTTGGGAATAATCCAAAGTGGAACCCAAAAATCCATAACATAACGAGTGCAAAAATAAATAAAGGTGCTGCAAAACCTAAATAGGTGTAACCCGTAATTAAACGGTCAGACCATGTATCATTGTAACGACCACTGATAATACCGAGTGGAATCGCAATCAAGTATGTGAACACAAGCGTTGCAACAGCCAGCCAGAATGTATTTGAGATTCTTTGACCAATCAAGTCCATAACTGGCATTTTAAATCGAAAAGATTGCCCGAAGTCGCCTTGTGCTGCATTTCTGATCCAGTCCCAATACTGTACATACCATGGATTATTAAGTCCTAGTCGTTCTCTCTGTTCATCCAGAGCTTTAGGATCAATGCTCGGGTCAAGCAAGCCGGTGAGGGCGTCGCCTGGCATCGCCTTGGCCATCAAGAACACCAAAAGACTTAGCAAAAAGATCTGAGGGATCATAATCATGATTCTTCGTAGTATTATATTCCACATATGGCCTTCAACCTTTCTGAGGTAGAGCTACTCGGTGAGTATCGGAAATGGATTTGAGCGAGTATGCAAGCCCTTCCTCATCAAAGAAATTTCGGTATGAATTCTCGTACTCGGATTTGACCATCTGACGGAAAGCATTCATTTCGTCACGTTTGGTTGGATCCATATCCGGAATGGCTGCTATGAGACGCTTGGTATAGATATGCTGTGGATTCTCAAAAATATCATCGGTCGTTCCTTGCTCTACGTAACGACCCTTATACATAATTCCAATCTGATCACACATATGACGGATGATTCCGAGATCATGGCTGATGAACAGATAGGTCAGATTTAACTCCTTTTGAATCTCCTGCATGAAATTAAGTACCTGTGCCTGTACGGATACATCCAGTGCGGATACTGGTTCATCTGCAATGATCAGTTTCGGCTTCAATGCAATTGCCCGGGCAATTCCGATCCGCTGCCGTTGTCCTCCGGAAAATTCATGAGGATACTTGTAGATTGACTCTGGACTCAATCCTACCTTTTCTAACAAATCTCTGACTTGTCTCTTCTCTTCCGTAGCTGTCAGCCGTTCATAGTTGCGGAGAGGTTCGGCAATAATGTCGATAACTCTCTTCTTGGGATTCAGTGAAGAGTAGGGGTCTTGAAAAATCATTTGTACATCTCGCTGGAGTTGTCTATCTTTACGCCGCTCTTTGGCAAGATCCTTGCCGTTGAATAGAATTCTTCCAGCTGTCACATGGTTGAGCCCAATGACGGCCCTCCCTGTAGTCGTCTTGCCTGATCCTGACTCACCAACAAGGCCGTAAGTCTGTCCCTGCTCAATAGAGAAGCTTACATCGTCGACTGCTTTGATACTGCCAATTTCACGCTTGATCAATCCACCGCGAATCGGAAAGTGTATTTTGAGTCCTTCAACTTCGAGTAATGCCATTATGTTATTCCTCCTCAGCTTGATCAGGGAAATGAAAGTGCTGGTAACAGGTACAACGTACAAAGTGACCTGGAGCAATTTCATGCATCTGCGGGTTCTCTTCATGGGCCGAATCACTAATCCATGGAATTCGGGCCTTGAACCGGCACCCTTTGCGAGGAAGATTCTTTAATGAAGGTACAATGCCTTGAATGACATGCAGCTTCGGTTTTTCTTCAGTAATGGTAGGAATAGAGTTCAATAGAGATCTAGTGTAGGGATGCTTC
It encodes:
- a CDS encoding oligopeptide ABC transporter substrate-binding protein — its product is MKKRFFSRGLFFTMMLVFVLALAACSEKEAATPTPSSNTGETKTEEKPANEEGVYSIEDFNNVKTNEGTAIEGGSITYGLVSDTAFEGTLNYNFYSGNPDSVVLGWFDEGLLTWDKDYVYTNDGAATYETSEDGKTFTLTIRDNVNWHDGKPVTAEDLQFAFEVIGHKDYDGPRYDSNFTNVVGMDEYHAGKAKTISGIKVLSDKKISITYKESTPSLLTGGVWTYPLAKHIFGDMEVAKMSSSKEVRETPIGFGPFKVETITPGESVTYVKNEDYWRGAPKLDKVTLKVINPTTVVQELKSGGVDLVDAFPTEQYKDNADMSNVEFLGTIDRAYTYIGFKLGTWDEANGKVVTNPDAKMADKNLRKAMWMAVDNDQVGKRFYNGLRWNATTLIPPSHPEFHDSNNPGVAYDPEAAKALLDEAGYKLDGEFRTKPDGSPLEINFVSMTGGDIAQPLAQYYVQSWAAIGLKVNLEMVEFNSFYDRVGNTGKDDPNIDVYQAAWGVGIDVDPAGLYGRDALYNFSRFSSEKNDELLAKGVSAEAFDVEKRKEIYNEWQQYMVDEVPVFPTLYRAVVAPVNKRVMNYAIGDGTGIYLNDLAVNADKPVVAE
- a CDS encoding ABC transporter permease — its product is MSKANDVVITAQKIDKSPSSLSILWRELVRDKVALISLIFLGLVLLLVYGTALFLDQDEIVKVDLFALYEPPSSQYWLGTDYGGRDVFGQLVIGTRNSLSIAILVTVMTGFLGIVIGVLSGYFGGLIDNIFMRIVDFFMVLPFMMIVIAFVTAVPKYNITSFSLIMTAFLWMGIARLIRSKALQERELEYVKASKTLGSSHLKIMLSQVLPNLSSIIIVTMTLNLAANIGLESGLSFLGFGFPESTPSLGTLVSYARNPQTLEFRWWIWLPASVLILVLMLSINNVGQALKRATDARQRRG
- the opp4B gene encoding oligopeptide ABC transporter permease, with the translated sequence MWNIILRRIMIMIPQIFLLSLLVFLMAKAMPGDALTGLLDPSIDPKALDEQRERLGLNNPWYVQYWDWIRNAAQGDFGQSFRFKMPVMDLIGQRISNTFWLAVATLVFTYLIAIPLGIISGRYNDTWSDRLITGYTYLGFAAPLFIFALVMLWIFGFHFGLFPTGGSVAPGLTPGTFSYVASKFYHLLLPALSMALIATVSTVQYLRSEIIDIKHKEFVLTARAKGASESRVYNRHILRNSLLPIAAFFGYEITGLIGGTIIIESIFSYPGMGQLFLNSISLRDFSVVTALVLIFGIATILGSLLSDIILGLVDPRIRIK
- a CDS encoding ABC transporter ATP-binding protein yields the protein MALLEVEGLKIHFPIRGGLIKREIGSIKAVDDVSFSIEQGQTYGLVGESGSGKTTTGRAVIGLNHVTAGRILFNGKDLAKERRKDRQLQRDVQMIFQDPYSSLNPKKRVIDIIAEPLRNYERLTATEEKRQVRDLLEKVGLSPESIYKYPHEFSGGQRQRIGIARAIALKPKLIIADEPVSALDVSVQAQVLNFMQEIQKELNLTYLFISHDLGIIRHMCDQIGIMYKGRYVEQGTTDDIFENPQHIYTKRLIAAIPDMDPTKRDEMNAFRQMVKSEYENSYRNFFDEEGLAYSLKSISDTHRVALPQKG